In a single window of the Streptomyces cinnabarinus genome:
- a CDS encoding LysR family transcriptional regulator produces MELRTLRYFVAVAEELHFGRAAARLHMSQPPLSRAIKQMEADVGAPLLVRSPAGVTLTPVGAVLLDEARDLLDHADRVRVRVSAAAGVAAITVGILGDGTDPGVARLASAYRRRHPSIDIRIRDTDLTDPTCGLRARLVDVALTRAPFDEAALTVRTLRTDPIGVVLRADDPLARRDRLRLADLSDRRWFQFPQGTDPLWQSYWNGGRPREGPVVRAVQECLQAVLWNGTVGLAPLGHDLPAELAVVPLTDMTPSRVVAVWNEGDTNPLVRSFVELATATYRH; encoded by the coding sequence GTGGAGCTACGAACCCTGCGCTACTTCGTGGCGGTCGCCGAGGAACTCCACTTCGGACGGGCCGCTGCCCGGCTGCATATGAGTCAGCCGCCGCTGAGCCGGGCGATCAAGCAGATGGAGGCCGACGTCGGCGCCCCGCTCCTCGTCCGCTCGCCGGCCGGCGTCACGCTCACCCCGGTGGGCGCCGTGCTGCTCGACGAGGCCCGGGACCTGCTCGATCATGCCGACCGGGTCCGGGTACGGGTGAGCGCGGCGGCGGGCGTCGCGGCCATCACCGTCGGCATCCTGGGCGACGGCACGGATCCGGGAGTGGCGAGGCTGGCCTCCGCCTACCGCCGACGTCATCCCAGCATCGACATCCGCATCCGGGACACCGATCTCACCGATCCCACGTGCGGGCTGCGCGCCAGGCTGGTCGATGTCGCTCTGACCCGGGCCCCGTTCGACGAGGCCGCCCTGACGGTGCGTACGCTGCGGACCGATCCGATCGGCGTGGTCCTGCGCGCCGACGATCCGCTGGCCCGCCGCGACCGGCTGCGACTGGCCGACCTGAGCGACCGGCGCTGGTTTCAGTTTCCGCAGGGGACCGATCCCCTCTGGCAGTCGTACTGGAACGGCGGCAGGCCGCGCGAGGGCCCGGTAGTGCGCGCCGTCCAGGAGTGCCTGCAAGCCGTGCTGTGGAACGGCACGGTCGGTCTGGCTCCTCTCGGGCACGACCTGCCCGCCGAGTTGGCTGTGGTGCCGCTGACGGACATGACGCCGAGCCGAGTGGTGGCGGTGTGGAACGAAGGCGACACCAACCCGTTGGTCCGATCCTTCGTCGAGCTCGCGACCGCGACGTACCGCCACTGA
- a CDS encoding PucR family transcriptional regulator, with protein sequence MGSLFAELARQASTNACREVETYTREIPEFEFLDKDPRARDQTLGHSVWLRRRTVELSPDNSELSRDDLDYIASMGELRAGAGMSLGARQRVLRVHTALMLREINEATEAQRSTGVDELMRMMIWFAPQGERGISAYRQGFVRALRRRIPYIEQVALLTRSLLNADPISTEIAEAVDIELPDHYAVTVFRLPDPPALDRFLENEIGALVKSHRAPVVWGPEVSDGSGELIALLPLFPGAETESALPHVTPGLLPDRTPDHLPPLVQDFAHALGRPCAVGLSSAPLPELADALNRARRISRAAPLQRASARLRPHTVADVFVELAVADVPFVDDWLRAVARRLDNGPDLVATLDAYYRHDMHRGATAAALNVHTRTLDYRLRRVRELTGIDPGSTRGVRTLSAVVTRRMSGA encoded by the coding sequence ATGGGGAGCCTCTTCGCCGAGCTGGCCCGGCAGGCGTCGACCAACGCCTGCCGTGAGGTCGAGACATACACACGTGAGATCCCGGAGTTCGAGTTCCTGGACAAGGACCCTCGGGCCCGGGACCAGACGCTGGGGCACTCCGTGTGGCTCCGCCGTCGTACCGTCGAACTGTCGCCCGACAACAGTGAGTTGAGCCGGGATGATCTTGACTACATCGCGTCCATGGGCGAGCTGCGGGCGGGGGCCGGGATGTCCCTCGGCGCGCGGCAGCGGGTGCTTCGCGTGCACACGGCCCTCATGCTGCGCGAGATCAACGAGGCGACCGAGGCCCAGCGCAGCACTGGTGTCGACGAGCTCATGCGCATGATGATCTGGTTCGCCCCGCAGGGTGAACGCGGCATCAGTGCTTACCGCCAGGGATTCGTCCGCGCACTGCGCCGCCGAATTCCCTACATTGAGCAGGTCGCCCTGCTGACCCGGTCATTGCTGAACGCAGACCCGATCTCGACGGAAATCGCCGAAGCGGTCGACATCGAACTTCCGGATCACTACGCGGTGACCGTGTTCCGGCTTCCTGACCCGCCCGCCCTCGATCGTTTCCTGGAAAACGAGATCGGTGCGCTGGTGAAGAGCCATCGGGCGCCGGTCGTATGGGGACCGGAGGTCAGCGACGGGAGCGGTGAGCTGATCGCCCTGCTTCCCCTGTTCCCTGGTGCCGAGACGGAGAGTGCACTGCCACACGTCACTCCCGGCCTCTTACCCGACCGCACGCCAGACCATCTGCCGCCTCTCGTACAGGACTTCGCCCACGCCCTCGGCCGCCCCTGCGCCGTCGGCCTGTCCAGCGCACCCCTGCCGGAACTGGCAGACGCGCTGAACCGCGCTCGGCGGATCAGCCGGGCAGCCCCGCTACAGCGGGCGTCCGCCCGGCTGCGGCCACACACCGTGGCGGATGTATTCGTCGAACTCGCCGTCGCGGACGTGCCGTTCGTCGACGACTGGCTCCGCGCGGTGGCCCGTCGTCTGGACAACGGCCCCGACCTCGTCGCCACCTTGGACGCCTACTACCGTCACGACATGCACCGCGGTGCCACGGCAGCCGCGCTCAACGTCCACACCCGGACCCTGGACTACCGCCTGCGCCGGGTCCGTGAGCTCACAGGTATCGACCCCGGCTCGACGCGGGGCGTGCGCACGCTCAGCGCCGTCGTCACCCGGCGCATGTCGGGAGCGTGA
- a CDS encoding DUF2254 domain-containing protein, with protein sequence MTSWAARFRLRQYVKASLWIIPLLGLVLGVLLAELALLADGSDWLPSGWQYSATTASGVLTAIVGAMVALLGFVVTIGVLVVQQATGTLSPRYMRLWYRDRLQKAVLATFTGTFAFAFSLLRSVESHSVPDLGVTLAGAAVAVSLVLLLVYLNRFTHSLRPVAIAELVAGMGESVFTSGAAAIRGAAPDKSEALPPDGPSMRIRTERGGAVQAFDVAGLIAQAARHDCVFVVTRLVGDFVPPETVLVEVHGGVSEPDPAHVVGHIALGAERTIEQDPAFALRILVDIAIRALSPAVNDPTTAVQVINYVERFLHTVGRTQLPGRYVLADGQGTARLVLPGRNWDNYLQLAVCEILHYGSSSLQVCRRLRAMLEGLLATLPPQRHPSVRTHLTLLQESINRTFTDRARRAIAQQADPQGIGGQPSL encoded by the coding sequence ATGACTTCCTGGGCCGCCAGATTCCGGTTGCGGCAGTACGTCAAGGCGAGTCTGTGGATCATTCCGCTGCTCGGTCTCGTCCTGGGCGTCCTGCTCGCCGAACTCGCCCTGCTCGCCGACGGCTCGGACTGGCTGCCCAGTGGCTGGCAGTACTCCGCCACGACGGCGAGCGGCGTGCTCACCGCCATCGTGGGCGCGATGGTGGCGTTGCTCGGGTTCGTCGTCACCATCGGCGTGCTGGTGGTGCAGCAGGCCACCGGAACACTCTCACCCCGCTACATGCGGCTGTGGTATCGCGACAGGCTGCAAAAAGCGGTGCTGGCGACCTTCACCGGAACGTTCGCGTTCGCCTTCTCCCTGCTGCGCAGCGTCGAATCCCACTCAGTCCCCGACCTCGGGGTCACCCTGGCCGGCGCGGCAGTCGCCGTCAGCCTCGTACTCCTGCTCGTCTACCTCAATCGGTTCACCCACAGCCTTCGGCCGGTGGCCATCGCCGAGCTCGTCGCGGGCATGGGGGAGTCCGTCTTCACCAGCGGCGCGGCGGCCATCCGGGGCGCCGCTCCCGACAAATCCGAAGCCCTGCCCCCCGACGGCCCGTCGATGCGCATTCGTACCGAGCGGGGAGGCGCCGTCCAGGCCTTCGACGTGGCCGGGCTCATCGCGCAGGCGGCGCGCCACGACTGCGTCTTCGTCGTGACCCGGCTGGTCGGCGACTTCGTTCCGCCCGAAACCGTGCTCGTCGAGGTCCACGGCGGCGTCTCCGAACCGGACCCGGCCCACGTGGTCGGTCACATCGCCCTCGGGGCCGAACGCACCATCGAGCAAGACCCCGCCTTCGCGCTGAGGATCCTCGTCGACATCGCCATCCGGGCACTGTCCCCGGCGGTGAACGACCCCACCACCGCCGTACAGGTGATCAACTACGTCGAGCGGTTCCTGCACACGGTGGGCAGGACGCAGCTGCCCGGCCGCTACGTGCTGGCCGACGGCCAAGGCACGGCCCGGCTCGTGCTACCGGGGCGCAACTGGGACAATTACCTTCAGCTCGCCGTGTGCGAGATCCTCCACTACGGAAGCTCGTCCTTGCAGGTCTGCCGCAGGCTCCGCGCCATGCTCGAGGGTCTGCTCGCCACCCTGCCGCCGCAGCGACACCCCTCCGTGCGCACGCACTTGACCCTGCTGCAGGAGTCGATCAACCGGACGTTCACCGATCGGGCCCGACGCGCCATCGCGCAACAGGCCGACCCGCAGGGCATCGGCGGGCAGCCCTCCCTGTAA
- a CDS encoding cytochrome d ubiquinol oxidase subunit II, with the protein MTADLIAMVLLLAVTAYACAGGTDYGAGFWDLTAGGTERGRRPRWLIDRAMAPVWEVNNVWLIFVLVIMWTGFPVLFETVFSAMWLPLALAVVGMVLRGAGFALRKPTQRLAGRRLYGAVFAVASLLTPFFLGAAVGGVASERVAPGTELSADVWTGATSLVFGLVAVAVTAFLGAVFLIGDARRFDAPDLVGYFRRRALSSLAVLTVLAVVTGWVTHEDAPYIWHGLTRGLGLFFVLVAGVAAVATAWLLLRSPGTWARVTAVAVVASAVIAWGMAQRPYLLPTSLTVADAAGASGTLTWLAVVTLVALVVVVPAVVLLYWLDSRGELEELTDSELRRPGRAAGDGAAPDG; encoded by the coding sequence GTGACCGCCGACCTCATCGCCATGGTGCTGCTCCTGGCCGTGACCGCGTACGCGTGCGCGGGCGGCACGGACTACGGGGCCGGCTTCTGGGACCTGACGGCCGGCGGGACGGAACGCGGCAGGCGCCCTCGCTGGCTCATCGACCGCGCCATGGCCCCCGTCTGGGAGGTGAACAACGTATGGCTGATCTTCGTCCTGGTCATCATGTGGACCGGTTTCCCCGTCCTGTTCGAGACTGTGTTCTCCGCGATGTGGCTCCCTTTGGCCCTGGCCGTCGTCGGCATGGTCCTGCGCGGCGCCGGTTTCGCACTCCGCAAACCCACCCAACGCCTGGCCGGGCGACGCCTGTACGGTGCCGTGTTCGCGGTGGCCTCACTGCTCACGCCGTTCTTCCTCGGTGCCGCGGTCGGCGGAGTCGCGTCGGAACGCGTGGCTCCCGGTACCGAGCTCTCGGCGGACGTGTGGACCGGTGCGACCTCGCTGGTCTTCGGACTGGTCGCCGTCGCGGTCACCGCGTTCCTCGGGGCGGTGTTCCTCATCGGCGACGCCCGCAGGTTCGACGCGCCCGACCTGGTCGGCTACTTCAGGCGGCGGGCGCTGAGCAGTCTCGCCGTGCTCACCGTCCTGGCGGTGGTCACCGGATGGGTCACCCATGAGGACGCCCCCTACATCTGGCACGGCCTCACCCGCGGCCTGGGCCTGTTCTTCGTCCTCGTGGCCGGGGTCGCCGCTGTCGCCACCGCATGGCTGCTGCTGCGCTCGCCGGGCACGTGGGCGCGCGTCACGGCGGTCGCCGTCGTCGCGTCCGCCGTCATCGCCTGGGGCATGGCCCAGCGCCCCTACCTGCTGCCCACGTCGCTGACCGTGGCCGACGCCGCGGGTGCCTCCGGCACGCTGACGTGGCTGGCCGTCGTCACCCTGGTGGCCCTCGTGGTCGTCGTGCCGGCCGTCGTTCTCCTGTACTGGCTGGACTCGCGCGGTGAGCTGGAGGAGCTCACCGACTCCGAGCTGCGCCGGCCGGGCCGCGCGGCCGGTGACGGTGCGGCACCCGACGGCTGA
- a CDS encoding DUF4394 domain-containing protein has product MAAVAVPVTSTALMLGTPGTGFSAAAATPSLRAFGISGDGTLMATFTTDRPQILDWVRAVTGLSGDTALIGIDFRVQDGLMYGVGNKGGIYTIKTPPATTDVVVTKVSQLQYALNGANFGVDFNPAADRLRVISDNGQNLRHNLNDHSTIQDLNLTTPPTEGTTKGVSAAAYTNNDLNAATVTTLVDINTTTDQVVLQSPANNGTLAPTGSLGIDAGINAGMDIYSTLSGGKTVDNAAFASLTPYGAGTPSLYSINVFTGQATSIGQFPLNITDLAISLTGS; this is encoded by the coding sequence ATGGCCGCGGTAGCGGTCCCGGTCACGTCGACGGCGCTCATGCTGGGCACACCCGGCACCGGCTTCTCCGCCGCCGCTGCCACGCCCAGCCTGCGCGCGTTCGGGATCAGCGGTGATGGCACCCTGATGGCCACGTTCACGACCGACCGGCCTCAAATCCTCGACTGGGTGCGGGCCGTCACCGGCCTCAGCGGCGACACGGCCCTGATCGGGATCGACTTCCGGGTACAGGACGGCCTGATGTACGGCGTCGGCAACAAGGGCGGCATCTACACGATCAAGACCCCGCCGGCCACCACGGACGTTGTCGTCACCAAGGTCTCCCAGCTCCAGTACGCGCTGAACGGCGCGAACTTCGGCGTCGACTTCAACCCGGCGGCCGACCGGCTGCGCGTCATCAGCGACAACGGCCAGAACCTGCGGCACAACCTCAACGACCACAGCACGATCCAGGACCTGAACCTCACCACTCCGCCGACGGAGGGCACGACCAAGGGCGTCTCGGCCGCCGCCTACACGAACAACGACCTCAACGCGGCCACCGTGACCACGCTCGTGGACATCAACACGACCACCGACCAGGTCGTCCTGCAGTCCCCGGCGAACAACGGCACGCTCGCCCCGACCGGCAGCCTCGGCATCGACGCCGGCATCAACGCCGGCATGGACATCTACAGCACCCTGTCCGGCGGGAAGACGGTCGACAACGCCGCCTTCGCCTCCCTCACCCCCTACGGCGCCGGCACCCCCTCGCTGTACAGCATCAACGTCTTCACCGGACAGGCCACCTCCATCGGCCAGTTCCCGCTGAACATCACGGACCTGGCCATCTCCCTCACCGGCTCCTGA
- a CDS encoding glycoside hydrolase family 15 protein: protein MDDYPLIEDHGLIGDLQTAALVTRDATIDWFCCPRFDSPSVFGALLDRSKGGHFTVRPAARTYTSKQLYHPDTAVLVTRFMTEAGAGEVVDFMPVTGTTVTDRHRLVRMLRCVRGSMTFQGEIAPRFDYGRSPHELHLTEDGAVFTSQALDLALHLVREPQDERLLNILSANDNDVHFSLTLQAGQQRGLIMESAPAGPPQQVRVEEFERLFHETVRYWRSWLGQSTYSGRWREAVERSAVTLKLMTYAPTGALVAAPTTGLPEQLGGERNWDYRFTWIRDASFSVYALLGLGFKEEAAAFIDWLHARVKEKAGQESGGSGPLNIMYRVDGSADLVEETLGHWEGYRGSAPVRIGNGAANQLQLDIYGEALDSIYFAHEHGMHLDHGGWKALHTLLDWLVDHWDQPGEGLWETRGGRKDFTYGRVMSWVAFDRALRMAHDDGRPAAGGRWVQARDAIYEQVLDRGWDPKKQAFVQHYGDDVLDSALLRMPTVGFIMPGDPMWQSTLNAMENELVSDSLVYRYNPEASPDGLRGSEGTFSLCTFMYVDALARAGRTDMARLVLEKMLTYANHLGLYSEEIDLTGRQLGNFPQAFTHLALIDAAITLDGMLREERRVRGG, encoded by the coding sequence ATGGACGACTACCCCCTGATCGAGGACCACGGCCTGATCGGTGATCTGCAGACCGCGGCGCTGGTGACGAGGGATGCGACGATCGACTGGTTCTGCTGCCCGCGGTTCGACTCGCCCAGCGTCTTCGGCGCTCTGCTCGACCGGAGCAAGGGCGGCCACTTCACGGTGCGGCCGGCGGCGAGGACGTACACCTCCAAGCAGCTCTACCATCCGGACACCGCCGTCCTGGTGACCCGCTTCATGACCGAGGCCGGGGCGGGAGAGGTCGTCGACTTCATGCCCGTGACCGGCACGACGGTGACTGACCGGCACCGTCTGGTCCGCATGCTGCGCTGCGTACGCGGCAGCATGACGTTCCAAGGAGAGATCGCTCCGCGCTTCGACTACGGCCGTAGCCCTCACGAGCTGCACCTCACCGAGGACGGGGCCGTGTTCACTTCCCAGGCCCTCGACCTCGCCCTGCACCTCGTGCGGGAGCCGCAGGACGAACGGCTGCTGAACATCCTCTCGGCCAACGACAACGACGTGCACTTCTCCTTGACCCTGCAGGCCGGACAACAGCGCGGCCTGATCATGGAATCCGCTCCCGCGGGACCCCCGCAGCAGGTCCGGGTGGAGGAGTTCGAACGCCTCTTCCACGAGACGGTCCGTTACTGGCGCTCCTGGCTGGGCCAGTCCACCTACTCCGGGCGCTGGCGCGAGGCGGTGGAACGTTCGGCCGTGACGCTGAAACTCATGACCTACGCGCCGACCGGCGCCCTGGTCGCCGCCCCTACGACGGGGCTTCCCGAGCAGCTTGGGGGAGAGCGCAACTGGGACTACCGGTTCACCTGGATCCGTGACGCCTCGTTCTCCGTGTACGCCCTGCTGGGCCTTGGATTCAAGGAGGAGGCCGCCGCGTTCATCGACTGGCTGCACGCCCGGGTGAAGGAGAAGGCGGGCCAGGAAAGCGGCGGCTCCGGACCGCTGAACATCATGTACCGGGTCGACGGTTCGGCCGACCTGGTCGAGGAGACCCTCGGCCACTGGGAGGGGTACCGCGGCTCCGCCCCGGTGCGCATCGGCAACGGGGCGGCGAACCAGCTCCAGCTCGACATCTACGGAGAGGCGCTGGACAGCATCTACTTCGCGCACGAGCACGGCATGCATCTCGACCACGGAGGCTGGAAGGCCCTGCACACCCTGCTCGACTGGCTGGTCGACCACTGGGATCAGCCCGGCGAAGGGCTCTGGGAGACACGCGGCGGCCGCAAGGACTTCACCTACGGTCGCGTGATGTCGTGGGTGGCCTTCGACCGGGCCCTGCGGATGGCCCACGACGACGGCCGTCCCGCGGCCGGAGGACGCTGGGTCCAGGCGCGGGACGCGATCTACGAGCAGGTCCTCGACCGGGGGTGGGACCCCAAGAAGCAGGCCTTCGTGCAGCATTACGGCGACGACGTGCTCGACTCCGCGCTGCTGCGCATGCCGACGGTCGGTTTCATCATGCCGGGCGACCCGATGTGGCAGTCCACGCTGAACGCGATGGAAAACGAGCTGGTCAGCGACAGCCTGGTCTACCGCTACAACCCCGAGGCGTCCCCCGACGGGCTGCGCGGCTCCGAGGGAACCTTCTCCCTGTGCACGTTCATGTACGTCGACGCTCTGGCCCGGGCCGGACGCACCGACATGGCGCGGCTGGTGCTGGAGAAGATGCTCACCTACGCCAACCATCTGGGGCTGTACTCCGAGGAGATCGACCTCACAGGGCGGCAGTTGGGCAACTTCCCGCAGGCTTTCACCCACCTCGCGCTGATCGACGCCGCGATCACCTTGGACGGGATGCTGCGGGAGGAGCGGCGGGTCCGAGGAGGATGA
- a CDS encoding cation:proton antiporter, whose translation MTDDEILLGLALTVVLATGSQILANRLRVPALIILLPVGFAAGAATDIVHPDKLLGPAFSALVSLAVAVILYDAGLGLDLRKLAHHTRGIVGRLLVYGLLLTFFVVATVAPAMFAMPLRVAAMLGMILVVSGPTVVGPILDFVRPSDKVRRILIWEGTLTDPIGAILGALTFHAVASSHQVDIGRGYQIGQFLLSLAVGLAGGVVGTLLLWFTLRGLRLGETLGTLAQLAVVIGVSAGCDVVRDDTGLIAAIVTGLAVANLRGFDMPARRPFFETLVQLIIGLLFISISATVTPASLVPVLLPALGLIAILVLVVRPLVAFGAVAGTDLSRGERAFVGWMDPRGIVAAATASTFSAGLVQRGVTGAAKILPVTFLVIVGTVVVYALTAAPVARRLGVVKAAGTRILLVGGEPWVIDLGRALRSAGLGVLLWAGLDEQRERIKEAGLGLAQGDLLATAINPGARLEGVTAVFLVTDDDDFNALASIVMQDNVDGPVYRVGPPQDSHGVVAPYTGGDILFGRSLVRHALAERYAQGARFTVRPAADPLPPEHDTLFVVRADHQLDPVTETSESTPRQGDTVILLGPAAPPAASRPR comes from the coding sequence GTGACCGACGACGAGATCCTGCTCGGGCTCGCCCTGACGGTGGTGCTCGCCACCGGTTCGCAGATCCTGGCGAACAGACTGCGTGTGCCAGCCCTGATCATCCTGCTTCCTGTCGGGTTCGCCGCCGGCGCGGCAACGGACATCGTCCACCCGGACAAGCTGTTGGGCCCGGCCTTCTCGGCCCTGGTGTCGCTGGCCGTCGCGGTGATCCTCTACGACGCCGGGCTCGGCCTCGACCTGCGGAAACTCGCCCACCACACCCGCGGGATCGTGGGCCGGCTGCTGGTGTACGGCCTCCTGCTCACCTTCTTCGTCGTCGCGACGGTGGCACCGGCGATGTTCGCCATGCCGCTGCGCGTGGCCGCGATGCTGGGCATGATCCTCGTCGTGTCGGGTCCCACCGTCGTGGGGCCGATCCTCGACTTCGTGCGGCCGAGCGACAAGGTGCGGCGCATCCTCATCTGGGAAGGAACGCTGACCGACCCGATCGGCGCGATCCTGGGCGCCCTCACCTTCCACGCGGTCGCCTCCTCGCACCAGGTCGACATCGGCCGGGGCTACCAGATCGGCCAGTTCCTCCTCAGCCTTGCCGTGGGACTGGCAGGCGGGGTCGTCGGCACCCTGTTGCTGTGGTTCACCCTGCGCGGCCTCCGGCTCGGGGAGACTCTGGGAACGCTGGCACAACTCGCCGTCGTCATCGGGGTGTCGGCGGGCTGCGATGTCGTACGGGACGACACCGGACTCATCGCCGCGATCGTGACCGGCCTGGCCGTGGCCAATCTGCGCGGCTTCGACATGCCCGCGCGCCGCCCCTTCTTCGAGACCCTGGTCCAGCTGATCATCGGACTGCTGTTCATCTCCATCTCCGCGACGGTCACCCCGGCGTCCCTGGTGCCGGTGCTCCTTCCCGCGCTCGGCCTGATCGCGATCCTCGTGCTGGTGGTCCGGCCGCTCGTGGCCTTCGGCGCCGTGGCGGGCACCGATCTGTCCCGGGGGGAACGCGCCTTCGTGGGATGGATGGATCCACGCGGCATCGTCGCGGCGGCGACGGCGTCGACCTTCTCCGCCGGTCTGGTCCAGCGGGGGGTGACGGGGGCGGCGAAGATCCTGCCCGTCACGTTCCTGGTGATCGTGGGGACCGTTGTGGTGTACGCGCTGACGGCGGCCCCCGTGGCCAGACGGCTGGGGGTCGTCAAGGCGGCGGGCACGCGCATTCTCCTGGTGGGCGGCGAGCCATGGGTTATCGACCTGGGCAGGGCCCTGCGCTCCGCCGGACTGGGGGTGCTGCTGTGGGCGGGCCTCGACGAGCAGCGCGAAAGGATCAAGGAAGCGGGCCTCGGTCTGGCCCAGGGCGACCTGCTGGCCACGGCCATCAACCCCGGAGCGCGTCTGGAGGGTGTGACGGCCGTCTTCCTGGTCACCGATGACGACGACTTCAACGCGCTCGCCTCGATCGTGATGCAGGACAACGTCGACGGGCCCGTCTACCGGGTGGGGCCACCGCAGGACAGCCACGGCGTGGTCGCTCCGTACACCGGCGGCGACATCCTCTTCGGCCGCTCGCTGGTCCGCCACGCGCTCGCGGAGCGCTACGCCCAAGGCGCCCGGTTCACCGTGCGGCCGGCCGCCGATCCGCTGCCGCCGGAGCACGACACGCTGTTCGTGGTGCGGGCCGACCACCAGCTGGACCCCGTCACGGAGACCAGCGAGAGCACGCCGCGACAGGGCGACACCGTCATCCTCCTCGGACCCGCCGCTCCTCCCGCAGCATCCCGTCCAAGGTGA
- a CDS encoding cupin domain-containing protein has translation MTEPAETSERQAGPAVSVVGPGDGETVVLGTTRMRVLEDGSRTGHRLAIAESVLAPYTEGPPQHRHARHDEGFYILSGTVRFTVGDAVHDAAAGTLVMVPPHTPHTFANLTDRPAVMLSTFTPDLYVQYFRDLQEALADGRPLTPRANIDAMSRYATEPATDPT, from the coding sequence ATGACTGAACCAGCCGAAACAAGCGAGCGGCAGGCCGGTCCCGCCGTCTCGGTGGTGGGTCCCGGCGACGGGGAGACGGTTGTTCTGGGCACCACGCGCATGCGCGTTCTGGAGGACGGCTCCCGCACCGGGCACCGCCTCGCGATCGCCGAGTCCGTTCTCGCCCCGTACACCGAAGGGCCGCCGCAGCACCGTCATGCCCGACACGACGAGGGCTTCTACATCCTCTCCGGCACCGTGCGGTTCACGGTCGGGGACGCGGTCCACGACGCCGCCGCAGGCACGCTCGTGATGGTTCCGCCCCATACCCCGCACACCTTCGCCAATCTGACCGACCGTCCCGCCGTGATGCTCAGCACCTTCACCCCTGACCTGTACGTGCAGTACTTCCGAGACCTCCAGGAAGCGCTCGCCGACGGCCGACCGCTGACGCCACGGGCCAACATCGACGCGATGAGCCGGTACGCGACCGAGCCCGCCACCGACCCCACCTGA
- a CDS encoding DoxX family protein codes for MSIAYWIIAGLLALFYVYSGLMKVARSRDQLRPMMAWVDRIPLPVVRALGVVEVLGAIGLLLPPLTGIASWLAPAAAMGFVLLQIGAVAVHLTGEDRQITLNVGLIATAAVTFWLATGL; via the coding sequence ATGAGCATCGCGTACTGGATCATCGCGGGCCTGCTGGCCCTCTTCTACGTCTACTCGGGCCTGATGAAGGTGGCCCGCAGCCGCGATCAGCTCCGGCCGATGATGGCATGGGTCGATCGCATCCCGTTGCCCGTCGTCAGGGCGCTGGGAGTGGTCGAAGTACTGGGTGCGATCGGACTGCTGCTGCCGCCGCTGACCGGCATCGCGTCGTGGCTGGCGCCGGCCGCGGCGATGGGCTTCGTACTCCTGCAGATCGGCGCGGTCGCCGTTCACCTGACCGGCGAGGACCGCCAGATCACACTCAACGTCGGACTCATCGCCACCGCGGCCGTGACGTTCTGGCTGGCCACCGGCCTGTGA